The following proteins come from a genomic window of Paracoccus sp. SCSIO 75233:
- a CDS encoding tyrosine-type recombinase/integrase produces MIHHHVDRFVQFNRALGKKFTAQEVSLRAFADFAAERSITHLTVALILEWAGGAATPDAAQARFDRARALAVFLHAEDAQHEMPAIGLLGRSRRRRPAPHILTRDQISRIMQEALLVPGLSPISPLTYHNLFGLLASTGLRISEALSLQCDDLSAEGLMVRSGKFGKSRLVPIHTSTRAALERYLEARAAVRNANDDLFVLGHGHAPTKTRAHVVFVRIVRQLGYRNPTGPGPRLHDLRHTFAVRSLESCGHNPQAVLRHMKALSTYLGHADIANTYWYLEATPVLLKMIAATAEETWIGGAA; encoded by the coding sequence ATGATACATCACCACGTTGATCGCTTCGTCCAATTCAATCGAGCTCTTGGAAAGAAGTTCACTGCGCAGGAGGTATCCTTGCGCGCCTTCGCGGATTTTGCCGCGGAACGATCCATCACGCATCTGACAGTAGCACTGATCCTCGAATGGGCCGGCGGAGCCGCAACGCCGGACGCCGCGCAGGCCCGATTCGATCGCGCCCGCGCACTGGCGGTGTTCCTGCATGCGGAGGATGCGCAGCACGAGATGCCGGCGATAGGGCTTCTGGGTCGATCACGGCGGAGGCGGCCCGCTCCGCATATTCTGACGCGAGATCAGATCAGTCGGATCATGCAGGAAGCGCTTCTGGTGCCCGGCTTGTCGCCAATCAGCCCGCTGACGTACCATAACCTGTTCGGGCTGCTCGCTTCGACGGGCTTGCGGATTTCCGAGGCACTGTCCCTGCAATGCGACGATCTTTCGGCGGAGGGCCTCATGGTCCGGAGCGGCAAATTTGGTAAGAGTCGTCTCGTGCCAATACATACTTCGACACGTGCCGCGTTGGAACGATATCTCGAAGCCCGCGCGGCCGTGCGTAACGCGAACGACGATCTCTTCGTTCTTGGTCATGGTCATGCCCCGACAAAAACACGGGCCCATGTGGTCTTCGTTCGGATCGTCCGGCAGCTTGGGTACCGCAATCCGACAGGGCCCGGACCCCGGCTGCATGATCTGCGCCACACCTTCGCCGTGCGATCCCTGGAGTCCTGCGGGCACAACCCGCAGGCAGTGTTGCGGCACATGAAGGCTCTGAGCACCTATCTCGGACATGCCGATATCGCCAACACCTACTGGTACCTTGAGGCTACGCCGGTTCTTCTGAAGATGATTGCGGCGACCGCCGAGGAGACCTGGATCGGAGGTGCGGCATGA
- a CDS encoding tyrosine-type recombinase/integrase, with the protein MTPLAPNLSAFLQTHLPDECGASRHTIAAYARAFTLLLRFVAGRLRRTPSELFIEDLDIQTIRAFLEHIEEGRANSVRSRNARLAAIKSFFRFVEHRHPACLEQAMMIRAMPTKRTDAKLIDYLTKEEVRALLAAPNCHTQGGLRDRAMLHLAYAAGLRASELLAVRMDDFPDRSFSSVRILGKGRRERVLPLWKETQNAIRAWLAIRPGQVGPELFLNRDGRRMTRDGFAYRLRQHVATSARSTPSIAAKHVTPHVLRHSCAMHTLQATGDIRKVALWLGHASIQTTEMYLRADPTEKLALLEAHHAPLIKPGKFREPSDKLMQILAVAAQRS; encoded by the coding sequence ATGACACCGCTCGCCCCCAACCTTTCAGCCTTCCTGCAAACCCATCTTCCCGATGAATGCGGCGCAAGCCGACATACCATCGCGGCCTATGCCCGTGCTTTCACCCTCTTGCTGCGGTTTGTCGCCGGGCGGCTCCGGCGAACCCCATCGGAACTTTTCATCGAAGACCTCGACATTCAGACGATCAGGGCATTCCTCGAACACATCGAAGAAGGACGTGCCAATTCCGTCCGGTCCCGCAATGCGCGACTGGCGGCGATCAAATCGTTTTTCCGTTTCGTCGAACATCGCCATCCGGCCTGCCTTGAACAGGCGATGATGATCCGGGCCATGCCGACCAAGCGAACAGACGCCAAGTTGATCGATTATCTTACCAAGGAAGAAGTCCGCGCCTTGCTTGCCGCGCCAAACTGCCACACTCAGGGCGGATTGCGGGACCGCGCCATGCTGCATCTAGCCTATGCAGCGGGGTTGAGGGCATCCGAATTACTCGCGGTGCGGATGGACGATTTTCCCGACCGGTCGTTTTCCAGCGTGCGGATATTGGGCAAAGGGCGGCGCGAGCGTGTGCTGCCGCTCTGGAAGGAGACCCAAAACGCCATTCGCGCATGGCTGGCTATCCGGCCCGGTCAAGTCGGCCCGGAACTGTTTCTGAACCGCGACGGGCGACGAATGACGCGGGACGGATTTGCGTACCGGCTGAGGCAGCATGTGGCGACGTCCGCACGCTCGACACCGTCGATTGCCGCAAAACATGTGACCCCGCATGTGCTGCGGCACAGCTGCGCGATGCATACTCTGCAGGCCACCGGTGATATCCGCAAGGTCGCGCTCTGGCTTGGCCATGCCAGCATCCAGACGACCGAGATGTATCTGCGTGCGGACCCGACCGAGAAGCTCGCGCTTCTCGAGGCGCATCACGCACCGCTGATTAAGCCCGGCAAGTTCCGCGAGCCTTCGGACAAGCTGATGCAGATCCTGGCCGTCGCTGCGCAACGTTCCTGA
- a CDS encoding DEAD/DEAH box helicase family protein, which produces MADRSNIEAELARVRARLADLDVERAQLQCDVAALEARLAAEHVPAVRQSSFENAPVTNSSPSLDKVKLFRRLFAGRPDVFPVRWENRKTGRSGYSPACANEWVKGICGKPKVKCGECPHQKFIPPNESAIEKHLRGDDGRGGDFVAGVYPLLPGDTCWFLAADFDKASWAEDANALLETCRVKGVPAALERSRSGNGGHVWIFFSEPVSARLARQLGSVLITETMERRPEIGFASYDRLFPNQDTMPLGGFGNLIALPLQNTARKVGNSVFVDAEMRPYDDQWAYLSSLPRLTMAALTELVEAAELSGRMLGVRMPVEDEQADEPWKMPPSRRSPPRRLEVPIPLTIKVTVADQIYIDRSGLPSAMIAQLVRLAAFQNPEFYRAQAMRLPTFGKPRIVSCAELHPRHVALPRGCFDEVAGFLSDHGAKVGLEDLREEGTAIPETVRFRGDLRQQQSRAFDALAEHDTGVLAATTAFGKTVVASALIAHRARNTLVLVHRRELLSQWVERLGSFLQIDPKLIGTIGAGKRKPTGVIDVALIQSLVRKGEVDDVVADYGHLVVDECHHLSASSFELVARRSKARYVTGLSATVARKDGHHPIIFMQCGPVRHHVSAKSQAAESGLRHRVRERHTRFRLPEALAMAERPSMPAIYAALAENEARNDLIFDDVLKSLEAKRSPIVLTERKDHLDYLQQRFSRFARNIVVLRGGMSAKDRKAAHAALSVADDEERLILATGRYIGEGFDDARLDTLFLTMPIAWKGTLAQYVGRLHRRHDDKKDVLVVDYVDSSVPVLARMAAKRRTGYRALGYVME; this is translated from the coding sequence GTGGCGGACAGAAGCAACATTGAGGCGGAGTTGGCGCGGGTTCGAGCCCGTCTGGCTGATCTGGATGTCGAACGAGCGCAGCTTCAATGCGACGTTGCAGCGCTAGAGGCTCGTCTCGCTGCAGAGCACGTGCCAGCAGTAAGACAATCCTCATTCGAGAACGCCCCTGTCACTAATTCATCGCCATCGCTCGACAAGGTCAAGCTGTTCCGACGGCTGTTTGCCGGTCGGCCTGACGTGTTCCCAGTGCGATGGGAAAACAGAAAGACTGGTCGCTCAGGGTATTCGCCCGCCTGCGCCAACGAATGGGTGAAAGGGATCTGCGGCAAGCCGAAGGTCAAATGCGGCGAATGCCCCCATCAGAAGTTCATCCCGCCGAACGAAAGCGCCATAGAAAAACACCTGCGCGGCGACGATGGTCGGGGCGGGGATTTTGTCGCCGGCGTCTATCCGTTGCTGCCCGGCGATACATGCTGGTTCCTGGCGGCAGATTTTGACAAGGCGTCCTGGGCTGAAGACGCCAATGCGCTGCTCGAAACCTGCCGGGTGAAAGGTGTGCCCGCAGCGCTGGAACGTTCGAGGTCGGGCAACGGAGGCCACGTCTGGATCTTCTTCTCCGAACCGGTCTCGGCCCGTCTCGCGCGCCAACTCGGATCGGTCCTGATCACGGAAACGATGGAAAGGCGGCCAGAGATCGGCTTCGCCTCCTATGACCGGCTGTTTCCGAACCAGGACACCATGCCACTTGGCGGCTTTGGCAACCTGATCGCGCTGCCGCTTCAGAACACCGCGCGCAAGGTGGGCAACAGCGTCTTTGTCGATGCGGAAATGCGGCCATATGATGATCAGTGGGCCTATTTGTCTTCCTTGCCGAGATTGACGATGGCTGCGCTGACAGAATTGGTTGAAGCGGCGGAGCTTTCCGGGCGAATGCTGGGTGTGCGCATGCCGGTAGAAGACGAGCAGGCAGATGAACCGTGGAAAATGCCTCCGTCACGCCGCAGCCCGCCGCGTCGGCTGGAAGTGCCCATCCCGCTGACCATCAAGGTGACAGTTGCTGATCAGATTTACATCGACCGGTCCGGCCTTCCATCGGCCATGATTGCCCAACTGGTGCGTTTGGCCGCGTTCCAGAATCCCGAATTTTACCGGGCACAAGCGATGCGGCTGCCGACATTCGGAAAGCCGCGCATCGTGTCCTGCGCCGAATTGCATCCCCGGCACGTCGCGTTGCCGCGTGGCTGCTTTGACGAGGTGGCCGGGTTCCTCTCCGATCACGGTGCGAAGGTCGGCCTGGAGGATTTGCGTGAGGAAGGCACCGCAATACCGGAGACTGTGCGGTTCCGCGGTGATCTCCGCCAGCAGCAGTCGCGGGCGTTTGATGCATTGGCCGAACACGATACCGGCGTGCTGGCAGCCACCACCGCCTTCGGCAAGACGGTCGTGGCCTCGGCGCTGATCGCGCATCGCGCCCGCAACACGCTGGTTCTGGTTCATCGTCGGGAATTGCTGAGCCAATGGGTCGAACGGCTTGGCTCGTTTTTGCAGATCGATCCCAAGCTGATCGGCACCATCGGCGCCGGAAAACGCAAACCTACCGGTGTGATCGACGTGGCACTAATCCAGAGCCTCGTTCGCAAGGGTGAAGTTGACGACGTGGTTGCCGATTACGGCCATCTTGTCGTCGATGAATGCCATCACCTGTCCGCTTCAAGCTTCGAACTCGTCGCGCGCAGATCGAAGGCGCGGTATGTCACCGGATTGTCGGCGACTGTCGCCCGCAAGGACGGGCATCACCCGATCATCTTCATGCAATGTGGCCCAGTGCGTCATCACGTGAGTGCCAAATCGCAGGCCGCAGAAAGTGGCCTTCGCCATCGGGTGCGGGAACGTCACACGAGATTCCGATTGCCGGAGGCACTCGCCATGGCCGAGCGCCCGTCCATGCCTGCAATCTATGCGGCCCTGGCGGAGAATGAGGCCCGAAATGATCTGATCTTCGATGACGTGCTGAAATCGCTGGAGGCCAAGCGCTCGCCGATTGTTCTGACCGAACGGAAGGACCATCTCGACTATCTCCAGCAGCGGTTCTCCAGGTTCGCCAGGAATATCGTCGTTCTTCGGGGCGGCATGTCGGCAAAAGACCGGAAGGCGGCGCATGCGGCGTTGAGCGTTGCCGATGATGAAGAACGGCTGATCCTCGCGACAGGGCGGTATATCGGCGAGGGCTTCGATGATGCGCGGCTCGACACCCTGTTCCTGACAATGCCGATCGCCTGGAAGGGCACGCTGGCGCAGTATGTCGGCAGATTGCACCGGCGGCATGACGACAAGAAAGACGTGCTGGTGGTCGACTATGTCGACAGTTCCGTCCCGGTTCTCGCCAGGATGGCGGCGAAGCGACGAACAGGTTACCGGGCTCTCGGCTATGTCATGGAATAG
- a CDS encoding DUF6878 family protein, which produces MTNSETTFAETMAKWHADREAANKATRNELLPQLRGFGITEVTAEYEGYGDSGNIEDVTVQPAGIALPDELSTKLGDFAWSVAYHQHPGFENNEGGYGTLTWDVTADSIALDHADRYVECSHSRDEGL; this is translated from the coding sequence ATGACCAACTCCGAGACCACTTTCGCCGAGACGATGGCAAAATGGCATGCCGACCGCGAAGCCGCCAACAAGGCCACCCGAAACGAGCTGCTCCCGCAATTGCGAGGCTTCGGCATCACCGAGGTCACCGCCGAATACGAAGGCTACGGCGATTCCGGCAATATCGAAGACGTAACGGTGCAGCCCGCAGGCATTGCGCTCCCTGACGAACTCTCCACGAAGCTCGGCGACTTCGCCTGGTCCGTCGCCTATCACCAGCATCCGGGGTTCGAGAACAACGAGGGCGGCTATGGCACGCTGACCTGGGATGTCACCGCCGACAGCATCGCGCTGGATCATGCCGACCGATATGTCGAGTGCTCCCACAGCCGTGACGAGGGTCTCTGA
- a CDS encoding DUF736 family protein has translation MFAGTLTKNAETAATAYSGIIHSTRFDVAIQLETRTKMSERSPDFDVTAVNKSGRKVRIGTAWNETGNTTGNPYISMQIDVGLGPFRVNAVQTKEARDAQSGAYEIIPLVSNGTMKSGSISGELTAMDADNAFAGYIANMMFDLDFMLIENEFKTEETHPDYRIEVSSPRGHPIRVGSAWMAKSNRTGNDYVSLLINTPDGDLRVNAVQNEEQRGGQTFSIIPFVESAGQDRSDNAGLALVG, from the coding sequence ATGTTCGCAGGAACCCTAACCAAGAACGCCGAGACCGCAGCCACCGCCTATTCCGGCATAATCCATTCGACCCGGTTCGATGTTGCCATCCAACTCGAAACCCGGACGAAGATGTCCGAGCGGAGCCCGGACTTTGACGTGACCGCGGTGAACAAGTCGGGCCGCAAGGTGCGCATCGGCACGGCCTGGAACGAGACCGGCAACACCACCGGCAATCCGTACATCTCGATGCAGATCGATGTCGGCCTCGGGCCCTTCCGGGTCAACGCCGTGCAGACCAAGGAGGCCCGCGACGCGCAGAGCGGCGCGTACGAGATCATCCCGCTTGTGTCGAACGGCACAATGAAATCCGGCTCGATCTCGGGCGAACTGACAGCGATGGATGCCGACAACGCGTTCGCAGGCTACATCGCCAACATGATGTTCGACCTCGACTTCATGCTGATCGAGAACGAGTTCAAGACCGAGGAGACCCATCCCGACTACCGGATCGAGGTCAGCTCGCCGCGCGGCCACCCGATCCGTGTGGGTTCGGCCTGGATGGCGAAGAGCAACCGGACCGGGAACGACTATGTCTCGCTCCTCATCAATACGCCCGATGGCGATCTGCGGGTGAACGCCGTGCAGAACGAGGAGCAGCGGGGCGGTCAGACCTTCTCGATCATTCCCTTCGTCGAGAGTGCAGGCCAGGACCGGTCGGACAACGCCGGGCTCGCCCTGGTCGGCTGA
- a CDS encoding phosphoadenosine phosphosulfate reductase family protein — protein sequence MRIPTDITDMIERGALVAIIHSGGKDSQAMTIRLVEAGIPRDQLLIVHATLGDVEWPGTISHIRKTTFGLPLVIARPRRSFFEMVRARGIFPSPRYRQCTSDQKRSPIERELRRYLAANPRFAGRIVSAMGMRGEESAARRSRPVVSLNARGSVAGRTWIDWLPIHGLTRREVFGTIAAAGQKPHWAYGRGMSRLSCSFCIMSSLADLQCAARLRSDLLSTYIALEEEIGHTLRPDGTSLRETLNRLEAA from the coding sequence ATGCGCATTCCGACTGACATCACCGACATGATCGAGCGCGGCGCCCTCGTGGCGATCATCCATTCTGGCGGCAAGGACAGCCAGGCCATGACGATCAGGCTGGTCGAGGCCGGAATCCCGCGCGACCAGCTCCTCATCGTCCATGCCACCCTCGGCGACGTGGAATGGCCGGGAACCATCAGCCATATCAGGAAGACCACCTTCGGCCTGCCGCTGGTGATCGCACGACCCCGCCGGTCGTTCTTCGAGATGGTTCGGGCGCGGGGTATATTCCCCTCCCCGCGATATCGCCAATGTACCTCCGACCAGAAGCGCAGTCCGATCGAGCGCGAGCTGCGCCGCTATCTCGCGGCCAACCCCCGCTTCGCCGGGCGCATCGTCAGTGCGATGGGGATGCGCGGTGAGGAAAGCGCCGCACGCCGAAGCCGTCCTGTCGTCAGCTTGAACGCCCGGGGCAGCGTGGCGGGACGGACCTGGATCGACTGGCTGCCGATCCATGGCCTGACACGGCGGGAGGTGTTCGGCACCATCGCCGCGGCGGGGCAGAAGCCGCATTGGGCCTATGGCCGCGGCATGTCCCGTCTGTCCTGCAGCTTCTGCATCATGTCCTCCCTCGCCGATCTGCAATGCGCCGCGCGACTGAGGTCAGATCTCCTTTCCACCTACATCGCGCTCGAAGAGGAGATCGGCCACACCCTGCGTCCCGATGGGACGAGCCTCCGAGAAACGCTCAACCGATTGGAGGCCGCATGA
- a CDS encoding RadC family protein: MTVQDPKEIAERTALGFSEAEIATIDAARAILRRHARSTAALQSWTMLTDFLALNAVHERVEVFRVLLLDRKNKLIRDRVMTRGSIDHVPVYVSEVLRSALVLDASAIIMCHNHPSGDPHPSQADIDLTRKIVEACKVMECPSSEHLAQIGA; this comes from the coding sequence ATGACCGTGCAAGACCCCAAAGAGATCGCCGAACGGACCGCACTCGGCTTTTCCGAAGCCGAGATCGCAACCATCGACGCCGCCCGCGCCATCCTGCGCAGGCACGCGCGCTCGACCGCAGCCTTGCAGTCCTGGACCATGCTGACTGACTTCCTGGCTCTGAACGCCGTCCACGAACGGGTCGAGGTGTTTCGGGTGCTGCTGTTGGACCGGAAGAACAAGCTGATCCGCGACAGGGTCATGACCCGCGGCAGCATCGATCACGTTCCGGTCTATGTCAGCGAGGTGCTCCGCTCGGCTCTCGTTCTTGATGCCTCAGCCATCATCATGTGCCACAACCATCCGTCCGGCGATCCGCATCCGAGCCAGGCCGACATCGATCTCACCCGGAAGATCGTTGAAGCCTGCAAGGTGATGGAGTGTCCGTCGTCAGAACATTTGGCGCAGATTGGGGCGTAG
- a CDS encoding type II toxin-antitoxin system RelE/ParE family toxin gives MQFVRHPFFERDLIGIVDHIIEVTQGDSGAALRRLDEVDALLRSIADNPTSGVRLEGKLEGWLVRHGGSGHRLTIVFRPGVEAGIIYLTLVAFGGRNWMRLASTRHMFPDF, from the coding sequence ATGCAGTTCGTCCGGCATCCGTTCTTCGAGCGGGATCTCATCGGCATCGTCGATCACATCATCGAAGTCACCCAGGGCGACTCGGGAGCAGCTCTTCGGCGCCTGGATGAGGTCGATGCCTTGCTGCGATCCATTGCAGACAACCCGACATCTGGCGTGCGGCTTGAAGGAAAGCTCGAAGGCTGGCTCGTGCGACATGGCGGGTCCGGCCATCGTCTGACCATCGTCTTCAGGCCGGGTGTCGAGGCGGGTATCATCTACCTCACACTTGTTGCCTTTGGTGGACGGAACTGGATGAGGCTGGCGTCCACCCGGCACATGTTCCCGGATTTCTAG
- a CDS encoding DUF2493 domain-containing protein: MTYENANAYETIELFGLTEKDAELPIPEDHVLTDSIVRETFEALLGQLRGTGLETEIEPLAHGLATILQRRKIALGKELDRTADKIGALAKSHDGSEIAETALEEAQARFLQVREIVGAIEVMSEAAAECYEVETGHAFIPAAGSRASARAQETGAVFEARQLLEQHDRETAAKSKVEGVPLIVSGATDWTDIDVIFTTLDKVRERIRQNRNQEIFLCHKGGKHGAEMIAARWARARGVAQARFDPRWSAHGRAAPFKCNDEMLDDKFAATGVVLFGGNGVALNLGQKAEAKGLTVMRVADPAKKTADA; encoded by the coding sequence ATGACATACGAGAACGCGAATGCCTACGAGACCATCGAACTTTTCGGCCTGACGGAGAAAGACGCGGAGCTGCCCATCCCCGAGGATCACGTCCTGACCGATAGCATCGTCCGCGAGACTTTCGAGGCCCTGCTTGGCCAGCTGCGCGGCACCGGTCTCGAGACCGAGATCGAACCGCTCGCGCACGGGCTCGCCACGATTCTGCAGCGCCGCAAGATCGCTCTGGGCAAGGAGCTTGACCGCACCGCTGACAAGATCGGCGCCCTGGCAAAATCCCATGACGGGTCGGAGATCGCCGAGACCGCGCTCGAAGAGGCGCAGGCCCGCTTCCTGCAGGTCCGCGAGATCGTCGGGGCCATCGAGGTGATGAGCGAGGCGGCGGCGGAATGCTACGAGGTCGAGACCGGCCACGCCTTCATCCCGGCCGCGGGATCGCGCGCCAGTGCTCGCGCTCAGGAGACCGGAGCGGTCTTCGAGGCCCGGCAGCTGCTGGAACAGCACGATCGCGAGACAGCCGCGAAGTCGAAGGTCGAGGGGGTTCCCCTGATCGTCTCGGGGGCGACCGACTGGACCGATATCGACGTCATCTTCACGACACTCGACAAGGTTCGCGAGCGCATCCGGCAGAACCGCAACCAGGAGATCTTCCTCTGCCACAAGGGTGGCAAGCACGGGGCCGAGATGATCGCCGCCCGGTGGGCTCGGGCGCGTGGCGTCGCGCAGGCGCGCTTCGATCCGCGCTGGTCCGCGCATGGGCGGGCAGCACCCTTCAAATGCAACGACGAGATGCTGGACGACAAGTTCGCCGCGACCGGGGTCGTGCTCTTCGGCGGCAACGGGGTCGCACTGAACCTCGGGCAGAAGGCGGAAGCCAAAGGCCTGACGGTGATGCGGGTCGCCGATCCGGCGAAGAAGACGGCAGACGCGTGA